A region of the Pricia mediterranea genome:
ACCAACGTAATGACCAATAAGGATAACCGGATCGTTAGGCCCATCTTAAAAAAATTGGTCAAGCAGATTGCCGAACTCTATGAAAACGATATCATGACGGTATTGGTTTCTTCAGGATCGGTCATTGCGGGAATGGAAGTTTTGGGCAATTCGCAAATTTCGGACAAAACCGCTAGAAGGCAGGTGTATTCGGCAATCGGCCAGCCGCGTATGATGCGACTCTACTATAATATATTCAGGGATTACGGGATGAAATGCGCCCAGGTGCTCGCCACCAAGCGGGATTTTAATCCGGGGGTTCATCGCGAGAATATGATCAATTGTTATGAAGGATTGATGGCCGAAGGCGTCGTACCCATTGCCAACGAAGACGATGCGGTTTCCGTAACAAAATCGATGTTCTCCGATAACGACGAGCTGGCAAGCTTGGTCGCGGAACTGATTCAGGCGGATAAATTTATTATATTGACGGATATAGACGGACTCTACACCGGGCATCCGGACGACGAACATACCGAGGTCATAGAAAATGTGGGGGTGGACGAAAATGTGGAGAAATACGTGAAGGAGGTCAAAAAAGGTGAGGCCGAAGGACGCGGCGGCATGGGCTCGAAACTCAGTATCGCCAAGCAGACCGCCGCCAAAAACATACCTACCTTTATCGCCAATGGAAAACGCGACAACATCATTATTGATATTGTGGAAGGCAAACAGGTTGGTACGCGGGTCATGGCGTGAATGGCGGGCGAAGAGGATGAATGACGAAAAGACGAAAGAAAGAAAGACCGGTGATGGAAAGATGAAGTACGTAAGAACGAAAGGGAGAAAAACGGACGGATGCTTGGTGGTGACGTGACAGATGACGTAAGAGGGCGGTTTGCTGAAGGAAGTTGCCTGCCCGAAGCCGAAGCCGAAAATAAATTGTAAAATCTAAAATTAACAACAGACATGAAAATATTGGATACTGCATTAAAAAATAAAGTACTTAATTCGATGATCTCGATTTTGGATGAGGATCGGAACAAAATTTTGGAAGCGAACAAAAAAGACCGTGATCTCTTTAAAAAAGACGATCAAGCCTTATATGACCGTCTCGTGGTTACGGACGAAAAGGTGAATGGGATGATCGCCTCGGTTAAGGAAGTAATGGGACAGGAAGATCCCGTAGGCAAGACAAAATCCGATCGGAAATTGGAGAACGGACTCGAAATCAAAAATAAGACCGCGCCGTTCGGAACGATTATGATTATTTACGAATCCCGCCCCGATGTTACGATCGAAGCCGCCGTGTTGGCATTCAAGGCGAACAATAAAATATTACTTAAAGGCGGTAAAGAGGCCTACCACAGTAACCGCGTACTTGAAGCCTGTTGGCATCGGGCCCTGCAGGAGAACGGGTTGGACAGCGACTGGATCCAACTGCTCAGCATGGATCGGAAGGAAA
Encoded here:
- the proB gene encoding glutamate 5-kinase, giving the protein MYKQRVVIKVGTNVMTNKDNRIVRPILKKLVKQIAELYENDIMTVLVSSGSVIAGMEVLGNSQISDKTARRQVYSAIGQPRMMRLYYNIFRDYGMKCAQVLATKRDFNPGVHRENMINCYEGLMAEGVVPIANEDDAVSVTKSMFSDNDELASLVAELIQADKFIILTDIDGLYTGHPDDEHTEVIENVGVDENVEKYVKEVKKGEAEGRGGMGSKLSIAKQTAAKNIPTFIANGKRDNIIIDIVEGKQVGTRVMA